One stretch of Orcinus orca chromosome 15, mOrcOrc1.1, whole genome shotgun sequence DNA includes these proteins:
- the LOC101271752 gene encoding cytochrome b-c1 complex subunit 7-like — protein MAGRPAVAASRKSLQGIRKWYYNAAGFNKLGLMRDDTIYENDDVKEAIRRLPENLYNDRMFRIKRALDLTVRQQILPQEQWTKYEEDKFYLEPHLKEVIRERKEREEWAKKNHVV, from the coding sequence ATGGCGGGTAGGCCTGCCGTTGCGGCATCACGCAAATCGCTGCAGGGTATTCGAAAATGGTATTACAATGCTGCCGGGTTCAATAAACTGGGCTTAATGCGAGATGATACAATATATGAGAATGACGATGTAAAAGAAGCCATAAGAAGGCTTCCTGAGAACCTTTATAATGACAGGATGTTTCGCATTAAGAGAGCCCTGGACCTGACCGTGAGGCAGCAGATCTTGCCTCAAGAGCAGTGGACAAAATATGAGGAGGATAAATTCTACCTTGAACCACATCTGAAGGAGGTTATtcgggaaagaaaagagagagaagaatgggcaaaaaaaaatcatgtagtcTAA